In Deltaproteobacteria bacterium, the genomic stretch ACACGCAACCCCTACGCCGGAGCCCTGGCCATTGACGGCGAGGACGGTGGGACCGGCGCGGCCTACAACGTTTCCATGAACCACACCGGCCATCCCATCGCCTCCAATGTCCGTGACGCCTACCTGACTCTCGTCAATCTCGGCATGCAGAACGAGATACCCCTTATCGCCGGGGGCGGCATCGGCAAGAACGGCAACTTGGCCGCCAATGCCGCGGCCCTGATCATGCTCGGGGCCAGCGCCGTCCAGGTCGGAAAATCCGTCATGCAGGCCGCTGCCGGATGCCTGGGATCGGAAACCGACCGCTGCAATGTCTGCAACATCGGCATCTGCCCCAAAGGCATCACCTCCCAGGATCCGCGAATCTACCGTCGACTGGACCCCGAAAAAGTGGCCGAGCGCCTCGTGGACATGTTTGTGGCCTTCGATGTCGAGCTTCGCAAGATCTTCGCTCCCCTTGGCCGGTCCACCTCCTTGCCCGTGGGCATGTCAGACGCCCTGGGAATCAATGATTACCACGCCGCCGAACGTTTGCGGATCAAATACGTGGTCTGAGGAAAGCGGTGAGGCATGACATCCAAACATTCCAAGCCCGGCTCGGTCCGGCGCAATGCAGAGAGTAGCGATATGCACAGGCTAGAAACCGTCGTCATCGAGGGCATGGAAAACGGGGTCCGGGTTGACTCTCGGGTCCTTGAGGAACGTATCCAGCAGGCCGTCCGGGACGGAGCCAGACGACTGGAAATCCGGGCAATGGGTCAACACGGCATTGGCGGACGCATCTGGATTTCGGAGAAGGACCCGGTCCATGTCACTGTTGTCGGGTCTCCGGGCCAACGCCTGGGGGCCATGGGTCGACCGGGCACGATCATTGAATCCGCAGCTCCGGCCTCAGACGATGTGGGCTGGCTGAACACTGGGGCCGAGATCGTCATCTTCGGCAATGCGTCCAACGGCATTGCCAACGCCATGGCCCAGGGCAG encodes the following:
- a CDS encoding glutamate synthase, coding for TRNPYAGALAIDGEDGGTGAAYNVSMNHTGHPIASNVRDAYLTLVNLGMQNEIPLIAGGGIGKNGNLAANAAALIMLGASAVQVGKSVMQAAAGCLGSETDRCNVCNIGICPKGITSQDPRIYRRLDPEKVAERLVDMFVAFDVELRKIFAPLGRSTSLPVGMSDALGINDYHAAERLRIKYVV